Part of the Paenibacillus sp. FSL R7-0273 genome is shown below.
CGGCAGCCATTGCAGCAATAAGGAGTCATGACCGGACACAATGGACAATGAGACCGCCGCCAAAAGCAATATAAATACAGGCAGTGCTTTTTCATTTCGCTTGAAAAAATACAGAGTGCCCGCATAGAGAATATGCAGCAGCAAAATCATGGAAGTAACCAGCTGGAGCCCGATCGACAAAGAGCGTTCCTTCTCAACCGCTTCATGCGAACCGAAACGGATATTTTTTACAATTCCGCCTGATAGCGGGTGACTGTAATTGGCCGCCCTCACAAGAAGCTCAATTTGACCAGCACTACCGCCATTATAGCTAGCTGTATAGGAGCGGGTTGAGGGCCTAAAAAGCTCTGCTTCAGCCGCAATTGTTCCAAAGACTGCTGCAAGCTTTCCGTTAATTTCGATCTCTGAGGACGATTGAATACGCTGAATCCAAAACCCGTAATCCGATTCCGCCTGCGGGTCCACAAGTATTCGCAGCCTGTATGTCCCGTATCCGAAGGAAGGTGTATTATTGTCAGCCATCAGACTGCTGCCCCAGTCGCCAGGAACCATAATATAGCCGGGAGCCGGGCCGGTATAGCCGGAATATGAAAGCAGCTGCCCGGGATAGAATTCCCATTCGCCCTCTAAAGGTATGGAATGAGACTGCTGTATATCCCAGCTGCGCAAGTCCAGAATTCCTTGTTCAACCAGCGGAGCATTGGGTGTGCTGTTGATCAGTGACCAGCCCCAGCGGCAGCACAGCAGCAGTGTCAAAAATAAAACAAATATCGCAGCAGCTTTTAAATAATATGGGAATGTAGATTTTATTTTTGGCATGTCACTCTCACTTCTAAATAATAGAATCTTTTTTTGTCTAAACGGGTTTATCCAAGGCTGTTCAGATATTGTTCATATGTCAAGTTTACAGTAACTTATACTGCTGTCAACGCAGTTCTGTTAGAAGTTGCTTATTGATGGGCAACGCCGTAAACCCGAATAATCACAAAAAAGGAGGAAGTTTTCATCAATGAAAATGAAAAAGATTAATCTCTGGCTTGTTCTAATTCTGATAGTCACCCAGTGGACTGCCAGCTTTGGAGCCGTCAACGAGCGCGCTTACGCAGAGCCCGCCAGCATTAAGGAAAATCTGATTACCAGCGTAACCCTGTCCGTGTACACAGATGATCAGTATTCAGAGACTGTCTCCGGAAATGTGTATCAGCTCGATTCCTATTCCGAGTTAAACTATACCTGGTCTTTGGGTGACGGACATGGATATAAGGCAGGCTCTACCTTTGAATTTGATTTACCCCGGCCCTTTGAGCTCTACAACGACTTAGATGGAGCGCTTCTGTTTGAAGGGGAAGAGGTCGGCACTTATCATGTCAATAAGGACAATAATCATGTGAGCTTTACGTTTAATGAATTTATAGAGCAATATGATCAGGTAAGAGGAACGTTTACTGTCCGTTCTCTGCTTAGCTCCAAAAAAATCAGCGGATCTACGAAGCAGCTTGTAGAGTTCCCGGTACGCGGAGGCACGCAGGTTATTGAGCTTCAGTTCAAACCGAACGTCAGTTCAACTGTGGAGAAGAAAGGCAATCCCTTGCCACAGTTCTACAATCCCACACAAATCGGCTGGACGATTGATGTAAATAAATCTCTGGATCGTGTAAGCGGTGCTTCTGTCTCTGATGCGATACCACCTGGTTTGGAACTGGATACAAGCTCCATCGTCGTCCGCGAGCTCGGAGTGAATCTGGACGGAACCGTTACACCAGGAGCTGCTGTAGCAGCTAACAGCTATGATGCTTCCGGTTCCACAAAGTCACAGCTTGAATTAAAATTCAAGCAGAATCCGATTACCCAGGCCTATCGCGTAGAATTTATTACTGATATTACGGCCAGCGGTGAAGATGCAGCAAGCTATGAGAACACGGCGATTTTTAGCGGAGACGACGGGTTATCCAAAGAGTCCAAGGCTACCGTATCCGTTGGCCGGGGCAAGCCGCTTAATAAAGAAGTAATAGATTATGATTCTGCAACCCAGACTATTTCCTGGGCCATCGAGTTTAACTACAACCAGAAGTTTGTCAAGGCAAACGAAGCCGTGCTTAAGGATACGGTTGGCCTTAACCAGGAACTCCTTCCGGACACACTCAAGGTATATCCGGTGACGATTGGGGATGACGGGAAAGGGATAAAAGACAGCCAGCCGCTCCCGGAAAGTAAATATACCGTTGTCAGCTCAACAGCAGATAATAAGTTTCAATTTGAACTTAAATTTAAGGATGACATTCAGTCGGCATACCGTATTGAATACAAAACGAAAGCATCGGGACGTGTATTTGAGAATAGCAGGATCACTAATGAAGTAAGCTTCAATGAACATACGGATTCTGCCTATAAAGATATTACACAGCAAATTTTAACCAAGGGCTACAGCAATGTGGATTATCTGAATAAAACGGTGAAGTGGACGATTACAATTAACAAAGATGCTAAAACCATGAATAATCTGAAAATAACAGACAGCTTTGTTAATGCAGGGCTCAAGCTGGTTCCGGGAACCCTTTCCATAAAGCCATCGGGAGGAGGAACCCCAGCCCAGTATGAGGTGGATTACAACGGCCATGACCCTGCAGCCGCCAATGACGGCTTCACGGTTCAATTTAAAGCTCCGGTCACAGAACCATATGTAATTACCTACACCACACAGTTTAATTACGATTGGCTGGTATCGGGTAAAGACAGATTTATAAACACAGCCGCTCTGGAGTGGACAGAGACAGGGGAGACTTCCCCGCGCACCAAAACAGCATCTGCTACATTCAATCCCAGAGATGAAGTAAAGAATAACGGGGTCAAGAACGGCTCATATGATGCATCTGCCAAAAAAATCACCTGGAATGTCGGGGCCAATTATAATATGAAGACCCTGAAAAACGCCAAGCTGATAGATACGATCAGCACCGGCCAGGTAGTAGATCTGGATTCAGTAAAGGTGTTCAAATGGACCTACGGGGCAAACGGAAACCCGGAAGCGGACGTGAACATCAACGAAGCTGCATACAAGGTAGCGTTAAACGGTTCAAAGCTGGAGATAAGCTTTAATCAGGAGATTAATTATGCATTCTACGTTACTTTTAAGACGTCTTTTGCCGATCAGGTAATTGATTTGAAGCAAATCGATAATACGGCTGTGCTGTATGATGGCTCGGTCAGGGAATCCGCTGACTTAAATGCTTCTGTAAGCATCCCTAACGGAGGCGAGTACATTGCCAAATCAGGCGCACAAAACGGGAATAAGATGGACTGGACCATCCAAATCAACCGTAACCAGTCCCTTGTGAAGGACGCTGTAATTACCGATATCCCTAGTGATAATCAAATCCTGCTCACCAATTCCTTCCACCTCTTTAAGACAAATGTTGCCGGCAACGGCACAGTAACACCGTCCAGTGAGGAATTAGTCCGAGGAACCGATTATACACTGACCTTCTTGAAAGACAGTGAGGGCAGGGAAAGCTTCCAGATCAAATTCCTGAAAGAAATTTCGGAAGCCTACATTCTTCAATATCAGTCCGTTATCACTGCACAAAACAATGAAAAGGTTAGTAACCGGATTGACCTTGAAGGTAAAAATGTGAAGGAAGTTACCAAAGACAGCACCGCTGAAATCATAGTTAAGCTTTCCAGCGGATCAGGCACCGGAAGCGGTGTAAGAGGATCACTCAGCATTGAAAAAATCGATGCGGATAATCACTCGAAAAGACTCAATGGAGCTGCTTTTGACTTGTTCCGCGTTGCCGGAGATGAGCAAATATGGATTAACGAAGGCATAACAGATGCAGACGGTAAGCTTATATTTACAAAATTACTTAGCGGCAAATACATGGTAATTGAAAAAACGGCGCCGGCGGGATATCTGTTAGATCAGAATCCTCATCCGGTAACTATTAATTCAGCTGCCGGAATAGAGCTGCAGATTACAAACAAAACTTCAGCAACGCCAACACCTGTGCCAACGGCAACGCCAACACCTGTGCCAACGGCAACGCCAACACCTGTGCCAACGGCAACGCCAACACCTGTGCCAACGGCAACGCCAACACCTGTGCCAACGGCAACGCCAACTCCTGTACCGACGGCAACACCGACACCTGTGCCAACAGCAACACCGACACCTGTGCCGACAGCGACGGCAACGCCTGTACCAACAGCAACACCGACACCTGTGCCAATAGCAACACCGACACCTGTGCCAATAGCAACACCGACACCTGTGCCGACAGCGACGGCAACGCCTGTACCAACAGCAACACCGACACCTGTGCCAACGGCGACGCCAACGCCTGCTCCGACGGCGACAGCAGAACCAACATCGACGCCATTTGTACCGTTCATACCAACGCCGACTCCAATTACTCCAGTTGTACCAGGAACAGTGGTTACACCGGGTCCGTCAGCTAGTCCGTCAGCTAGTCCGTCAGCCAGTCCGGAGGCAACACCTTCCGTTACTCCTGGAACTGTACCAACATCGGCACCAACAACGGCACCCGCAGTAAGCAATCCGCCTATTCCTAAACCTACGCCAGCCAATACACTGGAGGAAATTCCGGTAGAAGGGGAGATCCCGCTCGGTGGAATTCCAAGCATCGGTTCTGAGCCCGGGCATGGAACTGTCGTAATTACACCTGACGGCAAATGGAGATATACACCTGATCCAGACTTTACCGGCAAAGACAAGTTCACTATTATCATTAGTGACAAGGGGGAGGATCAGGAAATTGAAATTGAAGTCCTGGTAGATGAGGTGCCGAAAGGTGCTGTAGATGAACCTGCTCAGAACGCACCAACCAAACAGGACAGCATGCCGAATAAGCTTCCTCAAACAGGAGAAGAGTCTCCATTCCTGATCTATGTTACAGGAATAGGATTGATCCTCTTGGGCATCATGCTTTCCAGAATTTATAAAGAATCCAAAAGATAACATGACATAAAAAAAGACCGCGGCTTCATTATAATGAAGCCGCGGTCTTTTTGGCATGGGGGACAGGCCTGGAATTATTATGCTTCCAGTCCCTGAACCATTTTGTTATTTCTCCCGGAGGCTCAATTCCGAGTTCCTTCCAAAGGAGGTCTGACAGCTGGTTATACTGGCTCTCCACACTTGCCCGGTCGCCAATACTCTCATAGACTTTCATAAGCCCGAAATGCGCCTGCTCGAAATACGGCTGCATAGCCACAATACGCTGATAGACCGTTACTGCTTCCGCCGGTTTGT
Proteins encoded:
- a CDS encoding collagen binding domain-containing protein; protein product: MKMKKINLWLVLILIVTQWTASFGAVNERAYAEPASIKENLITSVTLSVYTDDQYSETVSGNVYQLDSYSELNYTWSLGDGHGYKAGSTFEFDLPRPFELYNDLDGALLFEGEEVGTYHVNKDNNHVSFTFNEFIEQYDQVRGTFTVRSLLSSKKISGSTKQLVEFPVRGGTQVIELQFKPNVSSTVEKKGNPLPQFYNPTQIGWTIDVNKSLDRVSGASVSDAIPPGLELDTSSIVVRELGVNLDGTVTPGAAVAANSYDASGSTKSQLELKFKQNPITQAYRVEFITDITASGEDAASYENTAIFSGDDGLSKESKATVSVGRGKPLNKEVIDYDSATQTISWAIEFNYNQKFVKANEAVLKDTVGLNQELLPDTLKVYPVTIGDDGKGIKDSQPLPESKYTVVSSTADNKFQFELKFKDDIQSAYRIEYKTKASGRVFENSRITNEVSFNEHTDSAYKDITQQILTKGYSNVDYLNKTVKWTITINKDAKTMNNLKITDSFVNAGLKLVPGTLSIKPSGGGTPAQYEVDYNGHDPAAANDGFTVQFKAPVTEPYVITYTTQFNYDWLVSGKDRFINTAALEWTETGETSPRTKTASATFNPRDEVKNNGVKNGSYDASAKKITWNVGANYNMKTLKNAKLIDTISTGQVVDLDSVKVFKWTYGANGNPEADVNINEAAYKVALNGSKLEISFNQEINYAFYVTFKTSFADQVIDLKQIDNTAVLYDGSVRESADLNASVSIPNGGEYIAKSGAQNGNKMDWTIQINRNQSLVKDAVITDIPSDNQILLTNSFHLFKTNVAGNGTVTPSSEELVRGTDYTLTFLKDSEGRESFQIKFLKEISEAYILQYQSVITAQNNEKVSNRIDLEGKNVKEVTKDSTAEIIVKLSSGSGTGSGVRGSLSIEKIDADNHSKRLNGAAFDLFRVAGDEQIWINEGITDADGKLIFTKLLSGKYMVIEKTAPAGYLLDQNPHPVTINSAAGIELQITNKTSATPTPVPTATPTPVPTATPTPVPTATPTPVPTATPTPVPTATPTPVPTATPTPVPTATPTPVPTATATPVPTATPTPVPIATPTPVPIATPTPVPTATATPVPTATPTPVPTATPTPAPTATAEPTSTPFVPFIPTPTPITPVVPGTVVTPGPSASPSASPSASPEATPSVTPGTVPTSAPTTAPAVSNPPIPKPTPANTLEEIPVEGEIPLGGIPSIGSEPGHGTVVITPDGKWRYTPDPDFTGKDKFTIIISDKGEDQEIEIEVLVDEVPKGAVDEPAQNAPTKQDSMPNKLPQTGEESPFLIYVTGIGLILLGIMLSRIYKESKR